In a genomic window of Natranaerovirga pectinivora:
- the argJ gene encoding bifunctional glutamate N-acetyltransferase/amino-acid acetyltransferase ArgJ yields the protein MKVIDGGITSAKGFYAAGLYAGIKKKKKDIAIIYTKDIANMAGTFTTNNVKAAPVLWNQKLINEFGQGHAIVVNSGVANACTGEIGVVNNKSMAGFVASGLNIDINSVYVASTGVIGKQLPMDIIEEGVKNLIPTLKDDRDSAIDAAEAIMTTDTYKKEIAVEIEIQGKTVTIGAIAKGSGMIHPNMATMLGFITTDCAISKEMIKEVLSSSVSDSYNMVSVDGDTSTNDMVLMMANGLAGNVEITEKNDDYYTFLDALNYINIHLSKAIAADGEGATKLLEINVEGAKTKEQAVALAKSVVGSSLVKTAIYGEDANWGRIICAMGYADTIFNPDDVTVYFETEIGSIKIVENGMGTGYSEEEATAILGDKYIKLNIFLQEGSEKATAWGCDLSYDYVKINADYRT from the coding sequence ATGAAAGTAATAGATGGTGGTATTACGTCAGCGAAAGGTTTTTATGCAGCTGGATTATATGCAGGAATAAAGAAAAAGAAAAAAGACATTGCAATTATATATACGAAAGACATAGCCAATATGGCAGGAACATTTACAACAAATAATGTAAAGGCAGCACCTGTTCTTTGGAACCAAAAACTTATTAACGAGTTTGGTCAAGGTCATGCTATTGTTGTAAATAGTGGTGTAGCCAATGCTTGTACAGGTGAGATTGGTGTTGTAAATAATAAAAGCATGGCAGGATTCGTTGCTAGTGGTCTTAATATAGATATTAATTCGGTATATGTAGCTTCTACAGGTGTTATTGGGAAACAATTGCCAATGGATATTATTGAAGAAGGGGTAAAAAATCTTATTCCTACTTTAAAAGATGATAGAGATAGTGCTATTGATGCGGCAGAAGCTATTATGACAACGGATACTTATAAAAAAGAAATAGCTGTAGAAATTGAAATTCAAGGTAAAACTGTTACCATTGGTGCCATTGCAAAAGGATCTGGAATGATTCATCCAAATATGGCTACAATGCTTGGGTTTATTACTACAGATTGTGCTATTTCTAAAGAGATGATCAAAGAAGTATTGTCTTCTAGTGTTTCAGATTCTTATAATATGGTTTCAGTAGATGGAGATACATCAACAAATGATATGGTTTTAATGATGGCTAATGGGCTAGCTGGGAATGTGGAAATTACAGAGAAAAATGATGATTATTATACATTTTTAGATGCGCTAAATTACATTAATATTCATTTGTCAAAAGCCATTGCAGCTGATGGTGAAGGGGCAACTAAGTTGCTTGAAATTAATGTAGAAGGTGCTAAGACGAAAGAGCAAGCTGTGGCATTGGCTAAGTCTGTAGTTGGTTCTAGTTTGGTTAAGACTGCTATTTATGGTGAGGATGCAAACTGGGGTAGAATTATTTGTGCAATGGGTTATGCGGATACTATTTTTAATCCTGATGATGTTACAGTATATTTTGAGACGGAGATTGGGAGTATTAAGATTGTTGAGAATGGAATGGGTACTGGGTATTCTGAGGAGGAAGCTACTGCTATTCTCGGGGATAAGTATATTAAGTTGAATATTTTTCTTCAAGAGGGTAGTGAAAAGGCTACTGCTTGGGGTTGTGATTTGAGTTATGATTATGTGAAGATTAATGCGGATTATAGAACTTAA
- a CDS encoding glycoside hydrolase family 3 protein — protein MKLLKIFLVFTIIFLVGCKGDVEQNDVGEPANEEQQQVDNAIEPNGEEEEDEEEIDPLAEMLNAMSLEEKVAQLFVLELGSINNGVQLTEMNDTAAAFLGEFPIGGVIFFQNNVVNVEQTSSFIKDLQGVSDIPLFVSVDEEGGIVSRIGNNVNMNATVLPSHNQIGRTEDPEYAFKVGQILGRELKALGFNMNFAPVADVNTNPNNPIIGNRAFGSEPESVAEMVASMVEGMQEEGVSAVIKHFPGHGDTSTDTHVGSTYVEHDIDRLKEIEWVPFQAGIEAGVYGIMTAHIQLPNVVENNLPATMSKDIITDLLREELEFDGLIITDALNMGAISNNFSMAEAAIEAILAGCDILLMPIPFIEAYNGVLEAIENGVITEERIDESVMRIFKVKDELGLFDEEDEKINLEEVLGSEEHKKVVEEIFEKIR, from the coding sequence ATGAAGTTATTGAAGATTTTTCTTGTGTTTACAATTATTTTTTTAGTTGGATGTAAGGGCGATGTTGAACAGAATGATGTTGGTGAACCAGCTAATGAGGAGCAGCAGCAAGTGGATAATGCTATTGAACCTAATGGTGAAGAAGAAGAGGATGAGGAAGAAATTGATCCGTTAGCAGAGATGCTTAATGCTATGTCTTTGGAAGAGAAGGTGGCTCAGCTTTTTGTTTTGGAATTAGGGTCTATTAATAATGGTGTTCAATTAACAGAGATGAATGATACAGCAGCAGCTTTTTTAGGAGAGTTTCCTATTGGTGGTGTGATTTTCTTTCAAAATAATGTTGTTAATGTTGAGCAGACGTCATCATTTATAAAAGATTTGCAAGGGGTGTCAGACATTCCTTTGTTTGTATCTGTTGATGAAGAGGGTGGCATTGTTAGTCGTATTGGTAATAATGTGAATATGAATGCTACAGTTTTACCAAGTCATAATCAGATTGGTAGGACTGAGGATCCTGAATATGCTTTTAAAGTTGGGCAAATTTTAGGTAGGGAGTTAAAAGCTTTAGGATTTAATATGAATTTTGCACCTGTTGCAGATGTGAATACCAATCCCAATAATCCTATTATTGGTAATCGGGCTTTTGGTTCGGAGCCAGAGAGTGTGGCAGAGATGGTTGCTAGTATGGTTGAAGGCATGCAAGAGGAAGGTGTTAGTGCCGTAATAAAACATTTCCCAGGACATGGCGATACTTCAACAGATACTCATGTTGGTTCTACTTATGTGGAACATGATATTGATAGACTTAAAGAAATTGAATGGGTGCCTTTTCAAGCAGGTATTGAAGCAGGTGTATATGGCATTATGACAGCTCATATTCAATTGCCTAATGTGGTTGAGAATAATTTGCCTGCTACAATGTCTAAAGATATTATTACAGATTTGCTAAGAGAAGAACTAGAATTTGATGGATTGATTATTACGGATGCTCTTAATATGGGCGCTATAAGCAATAACTTTTCAATGGCAGAAGCAGCAATTGAAGCAATACTTGCAGGTTGTGATATTCTATTAATGCCAATTCCATTTATAGAGGCTTATAATGGTGTATTAGAAGCTATTGAAAATGGCGTTATCACAGAGGAAAGAATAGATGAGTCTGTAATGAGAATTTTTAAAGTTAAAGATGAATTAGGTTTATTTGATGAAGAAGATGAAAAAATAAATCTTGAAGAAGTATTAGGAAGTGAAGAACATAAAAAGGTTGTAGAAGAAATATTTGAAAAGATTAGATAA
- the carA gene encoding glutamine-hydrolyzing carbamoyl-phosphate synthase small subunit translates to MKINILLEDGTRIEAKGFGTISTVVGEIVFNTGMTGYQEVLTDPSYAEQIVVMTYPLIGNYGINSEDFESDRIQVKAFVVKDYSKEPNHWQQEKTIDEYLKENNIMGIYDVDTRFLTKKIRNLGVMKCLMTPDEISEEHVKTLNDYTFPSDVVSNVSRKELEHIKGTGKKVGVIDLGMKESILNIIKNSDLDIYVFPWDVDVKTIEDKELDMLFLSNGPGDPKALTKTIETAKYFIGKLTLRGICLGHQILALALGADTYKLKFGHRGGNHPVIHIPTNKVFITSQNHGYAVLESSVTEDMTVTYKNVNDNTIEGIASEKYDVQSVQFHPEEGPGPFDAQFILETWVNEVGGSI, encoded by the coding sequence ATGAAAATTAATATTTTATTAGAAGATGGAACAAGAATTGAAGCCAAAGGATTTGGTACAATTTCTACAGTAGTTGGTGAAATTGTTTTTAATACAGGGATGACAGGATACCAAGAGGTTTTAACAGATCCTTCATACGCAGAGCAAATTGTTGTAATGACATATCCATTAATCGGTAATTACGGTATTAATAGTGAAGATTTTGAATCTGATAGGATTCAAGTTAAGGCCTTTGTTGTTAAAGATTACTCTAAAGAGCCTAATCATTGGCAACAAGAAAAAACCATTGATGAGTATTTAAAAGAAAATAATATAATGGGTATTTACGATGTGGATACTAGATTCTTAACGAAGAAAATTAGAAATCTAGGTGTAATGAAATGTTTAATGACACCAGATGAAATTTCAGAAGAACATGTTAAAACACTGAATGATTATACATTTCCAAGTGATGTAGTCAGCAATGTTTCTAGAAAAGAACTTGAGCATATAAAAGGAACAGGTAAAAAAGTTGGTGTTATTGATTTAGGTATGAAAGAAAGCATACTAAATATCATTAAAAATAGTGATTTGGATATATATGTATTCCCTTGGGATGTAGATGTTAAAACCATAGAAGATAAAGAATTGGATATGCTTTTCCTATCTAATGGACCAGGGGATCCTAAAGCTTTAACAAAAACAATTGAAACAGCTAAATACTTTATAGGAAAACTAACACTAAGAGGCATATGTTTAGGACATCAAATTTTAGCTCTTGCCCTTGGTGCCGACACATATAAACTGAAATTTGGTCATAGAGGTGGAAACCACCCTGTAATTCATATTCCTACAAATAAAGTGTTTATTACAAGTCAAAATCATGGTTACGCAGTTTTAGAATCATCAGTAACTGAGGATATGACAGTCACGTATAAAAATGTAAATGACAATACCATTGAAGGTATTGCAAGTGAAAAATATGATGTTCAATCAGTACAGTTTCATCCAGAAGAAGGACCAGGCCCATTTGATGCACAATTTATCTTAGAAACATGGGTTAATGAAGTAGGAGGTAGTATTTAA
- a CDS encoding aspartate aminotransferase family protein — protein MSLVDRAKNVIMTTYGTFPIVFDRGDDVYLYDIDNNKYLDFTAGIAVNALGYQDKELQNALIEQIGKFTHCSNYYYNQPSIEAAELLVKASGLDRVFFSNSGAEANEGAIKLARKYGYLNKGEHCNKIITLLQSFHGRTLGALTATGQTKYHKGFTPLIPGVENVLINDIDSLKNAIDDTVCAILLEPIQGEGGIYPLHQEYLEEVRKICDDNNIVLIFDEVQTGIGRTGEIFGFQGYNIKPDIVTLAKGLGAGVPIGAVLAKESVASAFQPGDHATTYGGNPLVTTAAKIVLERVSQKEFLDHIKSVGQYLKNRLEDLVVKYDYVKEQRGKGLMQGIEVDLPVKSVVSKALDNKLLLTSAGTNVVRFVPPLIVKEEHIDEMIKILEVVFEEVINEN, from the coding sequence ATGTCTTTAGTAGATAGAGCGAAGAATGTAATAATGACAACTTATGGCACATTTCCTATTGTTTTTGACAGAGGAGATGATGTTTATTTATATGATATAGATAATAATAAATATCTTGATTTTACAGCAGGGATTGCTGTAAATGCATTAGGGTACCAAGATAAAGAACTTCAAAATGCTTTAATTGAACAAATTGGAAAATTCACTCATTGTTCTAATTATTATTATAATCAGCCTTCCATTGAAGCTGCTGAATTATTAGTGAAAGCCAGTGGATTAGATAGAGTTTTTTTTAGTAATAGTGGTGCAGAAGCCAATGAGGGTGCTATTAAATTGGCAAGAAAATATGGGTATTTAAATAAGGGTGAGCACTGTAATAAGATTATTACTTTATTACAATCCTTTCATGGCAGAACTTTAGGTGCTTTAACGGCAACAGGTCAAACCAAATATCATAAAGGGTTCACGCCACTAATTCCAGGTGTTGAAAATGTTTTAATTAATGATATAGACAGTCTTAAAAATGCTATTGATGATACTGTATGTGCCATTCTTCTTGAACCAATTCAAGGTGAAGGTGGTATTTATCCACTGCATCAAGAGTATTTAGAAGAAGTAAGAAAAATTTGTGATGACAATAATATCGTCCTTATCTTCGATGAAGTACAAACTGGTATTGGAAGAACAGGAGAAATTTTTGGTTTTCAAGGCTATAATATTAAACCAGATATCGTAACATTAGCAAAAGGTTTAGGAGCTGGTGTTCCAATTGGTGCTGTTTTAGCAAAAGAGTCTGTAGCTTCTGCTTTTCAACCAGGTGATCATGCTACGACTTATGGTGGGAACCCATTAGTAACCACTGCTGCAAAGATTGTTTTAGAGAGAGTAAGTCAAAAAGAGTTTTTAGATCATATTAAGTCTGTTGGACAGTACTTAAAAAATAGATTAGAAGACTTGGTAGTAAAATACGATTACGTTAAAGAACAAAGAGGCAAAGGTCTTATGCAAGGTATTGAAGTAGATTTACCTGTGAAGTCAGTGGTTTCCAAAGCCCTTGATAATAAATTGTTGCTAACAAGTGCAGGTACAAATGTTGTAAGATTCGTTCCTCCTTTGATTGTTAAAGAAGAACATATAGATGAAATGATTAAGATTTTAGAGGTTGTTTTTGAGGAGGTCATTAATGAAAATTAA
- the argB gene encoding acetylglutamate kinase: protein MEAFIEKAKTLIEALPYIQRFAGKIVVIKYGGSAMIDEDLKLSVIKDIVLMKLVGLKPIIVHGGGKEISYWMDRVNLQTQFIEGLRVTDAETMEIAEMILSGKVNKSLVQLMFQQGMKAVGISGKDGAMINVEKKLVNGKDIGFVGNIKHVNTEVLEVLLNSDFIPIIAPIGLDEKGQSYNVNADDAAGAIASAMKAEKLVFLTDVEGVLLDPYDQRTLITEINVSKAEELIQDGIIAGGMIPKIKCCIDAVNNNVGQVHILDGRVDHSLLLEVFTNSGIGTMMVK, encoded by the coding sequence ATGGAAGCGTTTATTGAGAAAGCTAAGACACTTATTGAGGCTTTGCCTTATATACAGAGATTTGCTGGGAAGATTGTTGTTATTAAGTATGGCGGTAGTGCTATGATTGATGAGGACTTGAAGCTTAGTGTGATTAAAGATATTGTTCTTATGAAGTTAGTAGGTCTTAAGCCTATCATTGTTCATGGTGGTGGGAAAGAGATTAGTTATTGGATGGATCGTGTGAATTTACAGACTCAGTTTATTGAAGGACTACGTGTTACTGATGCTGAAACTATGGAGATTGCTGAGATGATTCTTTCTGGTAAAGTGAATAAAAGTCTTGTTCAACTGATGTTCCAACAAGGGATGAAAGCTGTTGGGATTAGTGGTAAAGATGGGGCTATGATTAATGTTGAGAAGAAGTTAGTGAACGGCAAAGACATTGGTTTTGTGGGTAATATTAAGCATGTTAATACTGAGGTTTTAGAGGTTTTATTAAATAGTGATTTTATTCCTATTATTGCCCCTATTGGTCTTGATGAAAAAGGTCAAAGTTATAATGTGAATGCAGATGACGCCGCTGGTGCAATTGCTTCTGCTATGAAAGCAGAGAAGTTGGTTTTCTTAACAGATGTTGAAGGTGTCTTATTAGATCCTTATGATCAAAGAACATTAATTACAGAGATTAATGTTTCTAAAGCAGAAGAGTTAATTCAAGATGGTATTATTGCAGGTGGTATGATACCAAAAATTAAATGCTGTATTGATGCAGTTAATAATAATGTAGGGCAGGTTCATATTTTAGATGGTAGAGTAGATCATAGTTTACTATTAGAAGTTTTCACTAATTCTGGAATAGGCACTATGATGGTAAAATAA
- the leuA gene encoding 2-isopropylmalate synthase, with product MNYNKYRPFTTINMKERNWPNASITKAPLWCSVDLRDGNQALETPMNLDQKVKLFQFLVKMGFKEIEVGFPAASETEFKFVRTLIEENMIPDDVKIQVLTQAREAIIKKTFESLKGVKNAVVHLYNSTSTLQRKVVFQKTKEEVIEIAVKGAQICKELALQSTGENYTFEYSPESFTGTEIDYAIEICEAVMDIFQPTPNNKVILNLPATVEMSTPNIYADMVEYFIKNLKNRESAIISVHTHNDRGTAVAASELALLAGADRVEGTLFGNGERTGNVDLITLGLNLFSQGIDPELDFSNVNEIMDIYTEAVGMAIHPRHPYVGDLVYTAFSGSHQDAIKKGMAQYEKDKPPYWDVPYLPIDPMDVGRNYDPIIRVNSQSGKGGVAYLLEKEFGLRLPKLMQQEFGLIITDISDKNQAELTGKLIFETFKKEYIANYSPLTLKSFQEKTEDNTVMIKAIFEEGGQQKHLEGKGNGPVNALYNSIKENIISDFQVIAYDEHALDQGSDSKAIAYLQIQDGKGRSFYGAGIDSSISMASAKALISALNRMISNS from the coding sequence ATGAACTATAATAAATATCGTCCATTTACAACTATTAATATGAAAGAAAGAAACTGGCCTAACGCATCAATTACAAAAGCCCCATTGTGGTGTAGTGTTGATTTACGAGATGGTAATCAAGCATTAGAAACACCAATGAACTTAGACCAAAAAGTTAAACTTTTTCAATTCCTTGTGAAAATGGGTTTTAAAGAAATTGAAGTGGGCTTTCCTGCTGCTTCTGAAACAGAATTTAAGTTTGTTAGAACATTAATTGAAGAGAATATGATTCCAGATGATGTAAAGATTCAGGTTCTTACTCAAGCTAGAGAAGCCATTATCAAAAAAACCTTTGAATCCTTAAAAGGTGTGAAAAATGCCGTAGTGCACTTATATAACTCTACTTCTACTCTACAGAGAAAAGTAGTATTTCAAAAAACAAAAGAAGAGGTCATAGAGATTGCAGTAAAAGGTGCACAAATTTGCAAAGAACTAGCATTACAATCCACAGGAGAAAATTATACATTCGAATACTCTCCTGAAAGTTTTACAGGGACTGAAATAGACTATGCCATCGAGATTTGTGAGGCCGTTATGGATATCTTCCAGCCAACTCCAAATAATAAAGTTATTCTTAATCTACCTGCTACTGTTGAAATGTCAACACCAAATATATATGCAGACATGGTTGAATATTTCATAAAAAATTTAAAAAATAGAGAAAGTGCTATCATTAGTGTTCATACTCACAATGACCGCGGGACTGCTGTTGCTGCTTCTGAATTAGCACTATTAGCTGGAGCTGATCGTGTTGAAGGGACTTTGTTTGGCAATGGCGAAAGAACAGGAAATGTTGATTTAATCACTTTAGGCTTAAATTTATTCTCTCAAGGTATTGATCCGGAACTAGATTTTAGCAATGTGAATGAAATCATGGATATTTATACAGAAGCTGTTGGCATGGCTATACATCCTCGCCACCCATACGTTGGAGATCTTGTTTACACCGCCTTTTCTGGTTCTCATCAGGATGCTATAAAAAAAGGTATGGCTCAATACGAGAAAGATAAACCACCTTATTGGGATGTACCCTATCTACCAATTGACCCTATGGATGTTGGCAGAAATTATGATCCTATAATAAGAGTAAATAGCCAATCTGGAAAAGGTGGCGTAGCCTATTTATTAGAAAAAGAATTTGGCCTTCGTCTTCCTAAATTAATGCAACAAGAATTTGGATTAATCATTACAGATATATCTGATAAAAACCAGGCAGAACTCACTGGAAAATTAATTTTTGAAACCTTTAAAAAAGAATATATAGCCAATTACTCACCTCTAACATTAAAATCATTCCAAGAAAAAACAGAAGATAATACAGTGATGATAAAAGCTATATTTGAAGAAGGTGGCCAACAAAAACACCTAGAAGGCAAAGGAAACGGCCCTGTAAATGCGTTATATAACAGCATAAAAGAAAATATTATTTCAGACTTTCAAGTCATTGCCTATGATGAGCATGCCTTAGATCAAGGTTCTGATTCCAAAGCCATCGCTTATCTTCAAATACAAGATGGAAAAGGTAGATCTTTTTACGGTGCTGGAATTGACAGCAGCATCAGTATGGCTTCAGCAAAAGCATTAATCAGTGCATTAAACAGAATGATATCTAATAGCTAG
- the carB gene encoding carbamoyl-phosphate synthase (glutamine-hydrolyzing) large subunit: MPVDNSIKKVLVIGSGPIIIGQAAEFDYAGTQACKSIREAGIEVVLVNSNPATIMTDDTIADAVYIQPLNVEALEYIIERERPDGLLGTLGGQTGLNLTVELNEAGILEKYNVRVLGTPLEAIKQAEDRALFRQLMIDLEEPIPGSKIITTISEGIEFAEEIGYPIIVRPAYTLGGTGGGIANNKEELASFLEKGLKYSRINQVLLEQSVAGWKEIEYEVMRDSNDTCIIICNMENIDPVGVHTGDSMVVAPSQTLTDNEYHMLRESSIKIVRALKIEGGCNVQLALNPVSREYIIIEVNPRVSRSSALASKAAGYPIAKVAAKIAIGLHLHEIPNAVTKKTMASFEPTLDYVVVKIPKWPFDKFAYANRDLGTQMKATGEVMAIDRKFESALLKAVISLEGSETGLYLKPLRKLSDEELINRLYTFRDDTLFVVAEALRRNNSVELINDITKIDKWFLYKIRNIINIEKRLENEELNAELLKEAESMGFTDFEIERLTKKDMRVLDAIRRAHNLYPVYKMVDTCAAEFEAQTPYYYSTYEKEDENIISKREKIIVIGSGPIRIGQGIEFDYCSVHAVEAIKKLGYESIIINNNPETVSTDFDTSDKLYFEPLFIEDVHNVIRKEMPKGVIVQFGGQTAINLAPKLVKRGVQILGTSVDSIDAAEDRKRFERLLTELNIPQPVGFAVFSKEEAIQKAAEIGYPVLVRPSYVIGGRAMQVVHSDAELISYVEEAVLIDKDQPILIDGYIEGTEVEVDAIVDRNNILIPGIMEHIERTGVHSGDSACIYPPQNLSQNVIDKIVGYTEKLAKALQVLGLMNIQYVVKGEDVYVIEVNPRASRTVPILSKVTQVPMVELAMRVILGESLVDLPYGIGLYKTTNLIAVKMPVFSNLKLKNVDVALMPEMKSTGEVLGVDDDYSKALLKSFLGAGYTFRNDGKVLLSMADRNKEEALPIIQGLSKYDFELLATEGTHKWLEENGVESSLVKKDEIEGIEKILRTEDMAFVVNLPTLGKDTTRKGFQIRDIATQYNISTFTCLDTLKAYIEALDTYNKHDVLTYKQIKEYK, from the coding sequence ATGCCAGTAGACAATTCAATAAAAAAAGTATTAGTAATTGGTTCAGGACCAATTATTATTGGTCAAGCAGCAGAATTTGATTACGCTGGAACACAAGCGTGTAAATCTATTAGAGAAGCAGGTATAGAAGTTGTTTTAGTGAATAGTAACCCTGCTACAATAATGACTGATGACACAATAGCTGATGCAGTTTATATACAGCCTCTTAATGTAGAAGCGTTAGAGTACATTATTGAAAGAGAAAGACCAGATGGATTGCTTGGAACTTTAGGTGGTCAAACAGGTCTTAATCTTACAGTTGAACTTAATGAAGCGGGTATTTTAGAGAAATACAATGTAAGAGTTTTAGGTACACCTTTAGAAGCCATTAAGCAAGCTGAGGATAGAGCATTATTTAGACAATTAATGATTGATTTAGAAGAACCTATTCCAGGAAGTAAAATTATTACGACTATAAGTGAAGGGATAGAATTCGCAGAAGAAATTGGTTACCCAATTATTGTTAGACCAGCTTATACCCTTGGAGGTACAGGTGGAGGAATAGCCAATAATAAAGAAGAATTAGCTTCTTTCTTAGAAAAAGGATTAAAATACAGTCGTATTAACCAAGTGCTTTTAGAGCAAAGTGTTGCTGGCTGGAAAGAAATTGAATATGAAGTAATGAGAGACAGCAATGATACTTGTATTATTATATGTAATATGGAAAATATCGATCCTGTAGGCGTTCATACAGGGGATAGTATGGTTGTTGCACCTTCTCAAACTTTAACAGATAATGAATACCATATGTTAAGAGAATCATCTATTAAAATTGTTCGAGCCCTTAAGATTGAGGGTGGGTGTAATGTTCAATTGGCGTTAAATCCAGTAAGCAGAGAGTATATTATTATAGAAGTTAACCCAAGGGTTAGTAGATCTTCTGCCTTGGCATCAAAAGCAGCAGGTTATCCAATTGCTAAAGTTGCAGCTAAGATTGCTATAGGCCTTCATTTACATGAAATTCCTAATGCTGTCACTAAAAAGACAATGGCTTCATTTGAACCGACGCTTGACTATGTAGTAGTAAAAATTCCAAAATGGCCATTTGATAAGTTTGCTTATGCCAATCGTGATTTAGGAACACAGATGAAAGCAACGGGAGAAGTAATGGCTATTGATAGAAAGTTCGAAAGTGCATTGCTTAAAGCAGTTATTTCTCTTGAAGGAAGTGAAACAGGATTATATCTTAAACCTTTAAGAAAACTATCTGATGAAGAATTAATCAATAGATTATATACCTTTAGAGATGATACATTGTTTGTTGTTGCTGAAGCTTTAAGAAGAAATAATAGCGTAGAATTAATCAATGACATCACAAAGATTGATAAATGGTTTTTATATAAAATAAGAAATATAATAAACATAGAAAAAAGGCTAGAAAATGAAGAGTTAAATGCAGAACTTTTAAAAGAAGCTGAGTCTATGGGCTTTACAGATTTTGAAATTGAGAGACTTACTAAAAAAGATATGAGGGTACTTGATGCAATTAGAAGAGCTCATAACCTTTACCCAGTATATAAAATGGTTGATACTTGTGCAGCAGAGTTCGAAGCACAAACACCATATTATTACTCTACTTATGAAAAAGAAGATGAAAATATTATTAGTAAAAGAGAAAAGATTATAGTAATTGGTTCTGGTCCTATCCGTATCGGCCAAGGGATAGAATTCGACTATTGTTCAGTGCATGCTGTTGAAGCCATTAAAAAGTTAGGCTATGAATCTATTATTATTAATAATAATCCTGAAACTGTAAGTACGGACTTTGATACTTCTGATAAATTGTATTTTGAGCCTTTGTTTATAGAAGATGTTCATAATGTTATTAGAAAAGAAATGCCAAAAGGTGTAATTGTTCAATTTGGAGGTCAAACAGCTATTAATCTTGCTCCAAAACTTGTAAAAAGAGGCGTTCAAATACTAGGAACATCTGTAGATTCAATAGATGCAGCTGAAGATAGAAAAAGATTTGAAAGATTACTGACTGAATTAAATATTCCACAACCTGTTGGATTTGCAGTATTCTCTAAAGAAGAAGCAATACAAAAAGCAGCAGAAATTGGATATCCTGTATTAGTGAGACCTTCTTATGTAATTGGTGGTAGAGCCATGCAGGTTGTTCACAGTGATGCTGAGTTAATCAGTTATGTGGAAGAAGCTGTATTAATTGATAAAGATCAGCCAATTCTTATTGATGGCTATATTGAAGGTACTGAAGTTGAAGTAGATGCCATTGTAGATAGAAATAATATTTTAATACCAGGTATTATGGAACATATTGAACGTACTGGTGTTCACTCAGGTGATAGTGCTTGTATATATCCACCACAAAATCTATCTCAGAATGTAATTGATAAAATTGTTGGTTACACAGAAAAACTTGCTAAAGCTCTACAAGTATTAGGCTTAATGAATATCCAATATGTAGTCAAAGGCGAGGATGTCTATGTTATTGAAGTGAATCCAAGAGCTTCAAGAACTGTGCCGATTTTAAGTAAAGTAACTCAAGTGCCTATGGTAGAGTTGGCTATGAGAGTTATTTTAGGTGAAAGTTTAGTAGATTTACCATATGGGATAGGTTTGTATAAGACAACGAATCTAATTGCAGTTAAAATGCCAGTGTTCTCTAACCTAAAACTTAAAAATGTTGATGTTGCTTTAATGCCAGAGATGAAGTCAACAGGAGAAGTTTTAGGTGTTGATGATGATTATAGCAAGGCTCTATTAAAATCATTCCTAGGGGCAGGCTATACTTTTAGAAATGATGGAAAAGTTTTATTGTCTATGGCAGATAGAAATAAAGAGGAAGCCCTTCCTATTATTCAAGGGTTAAGCAAGTATGATTTTGAGTTATTGGCTACAGAGGGTACTCATAAGTGGTTAGAAGAGAATGGTGTTGAGTCTAGTCTTGTTAAGAAAGACGAGATTGAAGGTATTGAAAAGATATTAAGAACTGAGGATATGGCTTTTGTTGTGAATTTACCGACCTTAGGTAAAGATACAACTAGAAAAGGATTCCAGATCAGAGATATTGCTACACAATATAATATTTCTACTTTTACTTGCTTGGATACTTTGAAGGCTTATATTGAAGCGTTGGATACTTATAATAAGCATGATGTGTTGACTTATAAGCAAATTAAAGAATATAAATAG